In Odontesthes bonariensis isolate fOdoBon6 chromosome 22, fOdoBon6.hap1, whole genome shotgun sequence, one genomic interval encodes:
- the stc1l gene encoding stanniocalcin 1, like yields MLRGSALLLLLVLCSASGFELLPEEAAPRRARFSANTPSDVAKCLNGAVTVGCGFFSCLENSTCDTDGMHEICELFLHSAASFNTEGKTFVKKSLHCISQAISNKVFQTIRRCNIFQRMIAEVQEECYTSLDICTVVRTNPDAIGEVVQVPTHFPNRYYSTLLQTLQACDEETVAAVRTSIIARLGPDMETFLQVIQNKPCIPSSGSPAYNNPSNWRNMPVFNIQPSFRGRDPTHLFARKRSVDDQEREDGVNTNE; encoded by the exons ATGCTGCGCggctctgctctgctcctcctcctcgtcctgtGCTCCGCCTCTGGCTTCGAGCTGCTGCCAGAGGAGGCAGCTCCCCGCCGGGCACGATTCTCTGCCAACACCCCGT CTGATGTGGCCAAATGTTTGAATGGCGCTGTGACTGTCGGCTGTGGATTCTTTTCCTGCCTCGAAAACTCAACCTGCGACACCGATGGGATGCACGAGATCTGTGAACTGTTCCTTCACTCAGCTGCCAGCTTCAACACAGAG GGTAAAACTTTTGTGAAGAAGAGTCTCCACTGCATCTCTCAGGCAATCTCAAACAAAGTCTTCCAGACTATCCGCCGCTGCAACATTTTCCAAAGGATGATTGCTGAG GTGCAAGAGGAGTGTTACACTAGTCTGGACATCTGCACCGTGGTTCGTACCAACCCTGATGCTATTGGTGAGGTGGTGCAGGTGCCAACTCACTTCCCCAACAG GTACTACAGCACCCTGCTGCAGACCCTACAGGCCTGTGATGAGGAGACGGTGGCGGCAGTGAGGACTAGCATCATTGCCCGGCTGGGCCCCGACATGGAGACCTTCCTCCAGGTCATCCAGAACAAACCCTGCATCCCCAGCTCGGGCTCCCCCGCCTACAACAACCCATCCAACTGGAGGAACATGCCGGTGTTCAACATCCAGCCCAGCTTCAGAGGCCGAGACCCCACCCACCTGTTCGCCAGAAAGAGATCTGTGGACGACCAGGAGAGGGAGGACGGGGTTAATACCAATGAGTAG